The Halarchaeum grantii genome includes a window with the following:
- a CDS encoding METTL5 family protein — protein MKRALEQRLAAVEGFRDPDVTREQYPTPADLAAHVLHTADLQGDLAGTVVDLGTGTGMLALGAALRRPSRVVGIDVDPGALAVARENERRLSPPQSVAWVRGDATRLPLSVGADAVGDVDPTVVMNPPFGAQYGNRHADRRFLAAAADLGGVSWSIHNGGSREFVESFAADEGGAVTHAFAAELDLANRYDFHTAEREALDVEVFRITWAYP, from the coding sequence ATGAAGCGCGCGCTCGAGCAGCGACTCGCGGCCGTCGAGGGCTTTCGCGACCCCGACGTGACGCGCGAGCAGTACCCGACGCCCGCGGACCTCGCGGCGCACGTCCTCCACACCGCAGACCTGCAGGGCGACCTCGCCGGGACGGTCGTCGACCTCGGGACGGGAACGGGGATGCTCGCGCTCGGCGCAGCCCTCCGCCGCCCGTCACGCGTGGTCGGTATCGACGTCGACCCGGGCGCGCTCGCGGTGGCGCGCGAGAACGAACGCCGCCTCAGCCCCCCGCAGTCGGTCGCGTGGGTGCGCGGTGACGCGACCCGCCTCCCGCTCTCCGTCGGTGCCGACGCCGTCGGCGACGTTGACCCGACGGTGGTGATGAACCCGCCGTTCGGCGCGCAGTACGGGAACCGCCACGCGGACCGGCGCTTCCTCGCGGCGGCCGCCGACCTCGGCGGCGTCTCGTGGTCGATCCACAACGGCGGGAGCCGCGAGTTCGTCGAGTCCTTCGCGGCCGACGAGGGGGGCGCGGTGACGCACGCGTTCGCGGCGGAACTCGACCTCGCCAACCGGTACGACTTCCACACCGCAGAGCGCGAGGCCCTCGACGTCGAGGTCTTCCGCATCACGTGGGCCTACCCGTAG
- the dph2 gene encoding diphthamide biosynthesis enzyme Dph2 yields the protein MSQDERSAGDLRNTGMSLKHDRTWDYELDRIVEAVEERDAEKVGLQFPEGLKRRAPHVADDLRALLPDDTRVMISGKPCYGACDLDTYMMRRTDVFAHFGHSPMKESEKIIYVPLFSNVDVLPIMEESLEELEKGDVGLVTTAQHMNKFDEMREYLEERGFDVHTRRGDERLTHEGQVLGCNYASADIDADQILYVGGGKFHPLGLAMEHPDKDVVIADPVNNVVTLADTEKFMKQRYAAVHKAMDAEEWGVIFCTKIGQGRWETANEIVENNENAYLLTMDEVTPDRLTNFGLDAYVNTGCPRITTDDGPQFKQPMLTPGEYEIAVGNKDLDELSFDTFHGTW from the coding sequence ATGAGTCAGGACGAGCGGTCGGCGGGCGACCTCCGGAACACTGGGATGTCGCTCAAGCACGACCGAACGTGGGACTACGAACTCGACCGCATCGTCGAGGCCGTCGAGGAGCGCGACGCCGAGAAGGTCGGCCTGCAGTTCCCCGAGGGGCTGAAGCGCCGCGCGCCGCACGTCGCCGACGACCTCCGGGCCCTCCTCCCGGACGACACGCGCGTGATGATCTCCGGGAAGCCCTGCTACGGCGCCTGCGACCTCGACACGTACATGATGCGCCGGACGGACGTCTTCGCCCACTTCGGCCACTCCCCGATGAAGGAGTCCGAGAAGATCATCTACGTCCCGCTCTTCTCGAACGTCGACGTCCTCCCGATCATGGAGGAGTCCCTCGAAGAACTCGAGAAGGGCGACGTCGGCCTCGTCACGACCGCCCAGCACATGAACAAGTTCGACGAGATGCGCGAGTACTTAGAGGAGCGGGGCTTCGACGTCCACACGCGCCGGGGCGACGAGCGCCTCACCCACGAGGGACAGGTCCTCGGCTGTAACTACGCCTCGGCGGACATCGACGCCGACCAGATCCTCTACGTCGGCGGCGGGAAGTTCCACCCGCTCGGGCTGGCGATGGAGCACCCCGACAAGGACGTCGTCATCGCGGACCCCGTGAACAACGTCGTGACGCTCGCGGACACGGAGAAGTTCATGAAGCAGCGCTACGCCGCGGTCCACAAGGCGATGGACGCCGAGGAGTGGGGCGTCATCTTCTGCACGAAGATCGGGCAGGGTCGCTGGGAGACCGCGAACGAGATCGTCGAGAACAACGAGAACGCCTACCTTCTGACGATGGACGAGGTGACGCCCGACCGGCTGACGAACTTCGGGCTCGACGCCTACGTCAACACCGGCTGTCCGCGCATCACGACCGACGACGGCCCGCAGTTCAAGCAGCCCATGCTCACCCCCGGCGAGTACGAGATCGCGGTCGGGAACAAGGACCTCGACGAGCTCTCCTTCGACACCTTCCACGGGACGTGGTGA
- a CDS encoding MBL fold metallo-hydrolase: MTTSDWGDWLPREIADADPDGVDAWYLGCNGFVLKASDGTTVLVDPYVGTGSPPRTIRMIPVPFDPDDVERADAVFATHEHTDHVDEESQAPILEATGADYYAPDDSLDVVAEEDWQVDYDIGDDQLVEASEGDTFDVGSFTVHVVETADADATHPVGYVFEHDAGTFFHAGDSKPSDSFSDVGERFDIDAAALAFGTVGNVPDKETGVPARTRWYNDENQIIECASDLRVDRLVPTHYDMWKGLTADPTVLHHHAKSFAYPRDLEIVEIGDRITL; this comes from the coding sequence ATGACGACGAGCGACTGGGGCGACTGGCTCCCCCGCGAGATCGCGGACGCCGACCCGGACGGCGTCGACGCGTGGTACCTCGGCTGTAACGGCTTCGTACTGAAGGCGAGCGACGGCACCACCGTGCTCGTCGACCCGTACGTCGGCACGGGCAGTCCGCCGCGGACGATTCGGATGATTCCGGTGCCGTTCGACCCGGACGACGTCGAGCGCGCCGACGCGGTGTTCGCGACCCACGAGCACACCGACCACGTCGACGAGGAGAGCCAGGCGCCGATCCTCGAAGCCACGGGCGCCGACTACTACGCGCCGGACGACTCCCTCGACGTCGTCGCCGAGGAGGACTGGCAGGTCGACTACGACATCGGCGACGACCAGCTCGTCGAGGCGTCGGAGGGCGACACCTTCGACGTCGGGTCGTTCACCGTCCACGTCGTCGAGACCGCCGACGCCGACGCCACCCACCCGGTCGGCTACGTCTTCGAGCACGACGCCGGGACGTTCTTCCACGCGGGCGACAGCAAGCCGAGCGACTCCTTCAGCGACGTGGGCGAGCGCTTCGACATCGACGCGGCCGCGCTCGCGTTCGGCACCGTCGGGAACGTCCCGGACAAGGAGACGGGCGTGCCCGCCCGCACGCGCTGGTACAACGACGAGAACCAGATCATCGAGTGCGCGAGCGACCTCCGGGTGGACCGCCTCGTCCCGACGCACTACGACATGTGGAAGGGCCTGACGGCGGACCCGACGGTCCTCCACCACCACGCGAAGAGCTTCGCGTACCCGCGCGACCTCGAAATCGTCGAGATCGGCGACCGGATCACCCTCTGA
- a CDS encoding CehA/McbA family metallohydrolase → MSTLRLDPHVHSDASYDGHERVELILEHAADIGLDGVVITDHDEIDASLRAARLAPDYGLVGVPGVEVSTKHGHLLAIGVTECPDPGMGYRETADAVRELGGVAVAAHPFQRSRHGVKRRHLVPDEPSADPAVDAVEVYNSMLFTGYRNRRARRFARARGLPGIGSSDAHYLMNVGRAYTEVEVPGPDAPANVDYEAVVDAIRTGATAVDGGRTPVRRSASQYAKGAVRKSVFTVTSRAPFVPAYPVSMR, encoded by the coding sequence ATGTCTACTCTCCGACTGGACCCGCACGTCCACTCGGACGCCTCCTACGATGGCCACGAGCGCGTGGAGCTCATCCTCGAGCACGCCGCCGACATCGGTCTGGACGGCGTCGTCATCACCGACCACGACGAGATCGACGCGTCGCTCCGCGCCGCCCGCCTCGCGCCCGACTACGGGCTGGTGGGCGTCCCCGGCGTCGAGGTCTCCACGAAGCACGGCCACCTCCTCGCCATCGGCGTCACCGAGTGCCCCGACCCCGGGATGGGGTATCGCGAGACCGCCGACGCCGTCCGCGAACTGGGCGGCGTCGCGGTCGCCGCACACCCCTTCCAGCGGAGTCGTCACGGCGTCAAGCGCCGCCACCTCGTCCCGGACGAGCCCTCGGCTGACCCCGCCGTTGACGCCGTCGAGGTCTACAACTCGATGCTGTTCACGGGCTACCGGAACCGCCGCGCGCGGCGTTTCGCGCGCGCTCGCGGCCTCCCCGGTATCGGTTCGAGCGACGCCCACTACCTGATGAACGTCGGGCGCGCCTACACCGAGGTCGAGGTCCCCGGCCCGGACGCGCCCGCGAACGTCGACTACGAGGCCGTCGTCGACGCGATCCGCACCGGCGCGACCGCCGTCGACGGCGGACGCACGCCCGTCCGCCGGAGCGCCAGCCAGTACGCGAAGGGCGCCGTCAGAAAGAGCGTCTTCACGGTCACGTCGCGCGCGCCGTTCGTCCCCGCGTACCCGGTATCGATGCGCTAG
- a CDS encoding MFS transporter, whose product MGVVSYVRRLFSVDRRVLVLALARAMDSLGNSFLIVVLPLFIGDVIAGGATSGVTVGIGGFDVTLAESLAVGVVLSMFGFLNSFGQPFTGRWSDRTQKRRAFVLFGLGVLAVTNVAYAFAGTYLQLFVIRALQGFGVAFTVPATIALVNELATDDTRGNNMGVFNTFRLLGFGLGPIFAGGLVHSGPYFGGALTGYNAAFTIAAAGALLSFVLVTLLVEDPETVEADAGDDLSIAVLDHEREGKFLDPVFTLGVASLFMAIGIALLAAIESQVNARLDQTAFLFGIEFAAFVLAQVLLQAPIGDASDTYGRKPFVLGGLLLLAPATLAQGFVTEPWMMIVARFVQGIAGAAVFAPAMALAGDYARAGQSGTQLSVLTMAFGLGVAIGPLVSGALAAISYATPFVLGGALALLGAILVHTQVEDTVRDDDAPEAVAGD is encoded by the coding sequence ATGGGCGTAGTCAGCTACGTTCGGCGGCTCTTCTCGGTCGACCGGCGCGTTCTCGTGCTCGCGCTCGCACGAGCGATGGACTCGCTCGGCAACTCCTTCCTCATCGTCGTCCTCCCGCTGTTCATCGGCGACGTCATCGCGGGCGGCGCGACCAGCGGCGTCACCGTCGGCATCGGCGGCTTCGACGTCACGCTCGCGGAGAGCCTCGCGGTCGGCGTCGTCCTCTCGATGTTCGGCTTCCTGAACAGCTTCGGCCAGCCGTTCACCGGGCGCTGGTCGGACCGGACGCAGAAGCGTCGCGCGTTCGTCCTCTTCGGCCTCGGCGTCCTCGCCGTGACGAACGTCGCGTACGCCTTCGCGGGGACCTACCTCCAGCTGTTCGTCATTCGCGCGCTCCAAGGCTTCGGCGTCGCGTTCACCGTGCCCGCCACCATCGCGCTCGTGAACGAACTCGCCACCGACGACACCCGTGGGAACAACATGGGCGTCTTCAACACCTTCCGCCTGCTCGGCTTCGGCCTCGGCCCCATCTTCGCGGGCGGCCTCGTCCACAGCGGCCCCTACTTCGGCGGCGCCCTCACCGGCTACAACGCCGCGTTCACCATCGCCGCCGCCGGCGCGCTCCTCAGCTTCGTCCTCGTCACGCTGCTCGTCGAGGACCCCGAGACCGTCGAGGCCGACGCGGGCGACGACCTCTCGATCGCCGTCCTCGACCACGAGCGCGAGGGGAAGTTCCTCGACCCCGTCTTCACGCTCGGCGTCGCCTCGCTGTTCATGGCCATCGGCATCGCGCTCCTCGCCGCCATCGAGTCGCAGGTGAACGCCCGCCTCGACCAGACCGCGTTCCTGTTCGGCATCGAGTTCGCGGCGTTCGTCCTCGCGCAGGTCCTGCTCCAAGCCCCGATCGGTGACGCGAGCGACACCTACGGGCGCAAGCCGTTCGTCCTCGGCGGCCTCCTGTTGCTCGCGCCGGCGACGCTCGCACAGGGCTTCGTCACCGAACCGTGGATGATGATCGTCGCGCGCTTCGTGCAGGGGATCGCCGGCGCCGCCGTCTTCGCGCCCGCGATGGCGCTCGCCGGTGACTACGCGCGCGCCGGCCAGTCCGGCACCCAACTCTCCGTGCTCACGATGGCGTTCGGCCTCGGCGTCGCCATCGGCCCGCTCGTCTCCGGCGCGCTCGCCGCCATCTCCTACGCGACGCCGTTCGTCCTCGGCGGCGCCCTCGCCCTCCTCGGCGCGATACTCGTCCACACGCAGGTCGAGGACACCGTTCGCGACGACGACGCCCCCGAGGCCGTCGCGGGCGACTAG
- a CDS encoding DUF7521 family protein — translation MTLASIVLVALRLVLFALTLGLTLISFQAYRRNGTPRLEYAFIGFAFVSMGVGLTVLSDQLPTGPVFEIGATLPFIVGFATLYVSLYR, via the coding sequence ATGACGCTCGCGAGCATCGTCCTCGTCGCGCTCCGCCTCGTGCTCTTCGCGCTCACGCTCGGCCTGACGCTCATCAGCTTTCAGGCCTATCGGCGCAACGGGACGCCGCGCCTCGAGTACGCCTTCATCGGCTTCGCGTTCGTCAGCATGGGCGTCGGACTGACCGTGCTCTCCGACCAGCTCCCGACCGGCCCCGTCTTCGAGATCGGTGCGACGCTCCCGTTCATCGTCGGGTTCGCGACGCTCTACGTCTCCCTCTACCGCTAG
- a CDS encoding ArsR/SmtB family transcription factor, giving the protein MSLVGADDLLDALGDPRARAVLAAVNDEPRSAKELADALDVSLPTVYRRLDDLQSCELVTARTAVAPDGNHYKRYAATFEELSVRLEDDEYVVEVRREDDLADRFSDLWSELGGE; this is encoded by the coding sequence GTGTCACTCGTGGGGGCCGATGACCTACTCGACGCGCTCGGCGACCCGCGCGCCCGCGCGGTGCTCGCCGCCGTGAACGACGAGCCACGCTCCGCGAAGGAGCTCGCGGACGCGCTCGACGTCTCGCTCCCCACCGTCTATCGGCGCCTCGACGACCTGCAGTCCTGCGAGCTGGTCACCGCACGGACCGCCGTCGCGCCCGACGGTAACCACTACAAGCGCTACGCCGCGACGTTCGAGGAGCTCTCCGTCCGTCTCGAGGACGACGAGTACGTCGTCGAGGTCCGCCGCGAGGACGACCTCGCGGACCGCTTCAGCGACCTCTGGTCGGAACTCGGTGGTGAGTGA
- a CDS encoding PadR family transcriptional regulator yields the protein MKEHWGGTVEPSGSAPEEITVESLLRELDADASSDEATVRPTELLEDALVSLDADAEGFRFDEDIVKHSLDELLLVLIAARADGTHGKQLMDDLDQRFDARLSPGTVYPRLHDMDAEGTVAVREMVRTKEYTISDDAEAEARVREAMLQHLAIGRFLERALADGDLF from the coding sequence ATGAAGGAGCACTGGGGAGGGACGGTGGAACCGTCCGGGTCGGCGCCCGAGGAGATTACCGTCGAGAGCCTGCTGCGCGAACTCGACGCCGACGCCTCGAGCGACGAGGCGACCGTGCGTCCCACCGAACTGCTCGAGGACGCGCTGGTGTCGCTGGACGCGGACGCCGAGGGCTTTCGCTTCGACGAGGACATCGTCAAGCACAGCCTCGACGAACTCCTCCTCGTCCTCATCGCCGCGCGCGCCGACGGGACGCACGGCAAGCAGCTGATGGACGACCTCGACCAGCGCTTCGACGCGCGGCTCAGCCCCGGTACCGTCTACCCGCGCCTCCACGACATGGACGCCGAGGGCACGGTCGCCGTCCGCGAGATGGTGCGCACGAAGGAGTACACGATTTCGGACGACGCCGAAGCCGAGGCGCGCGTGCGCGAGGCGATGCTCCAGCACCTCGCGATCGGCCGCTTCCTCGAGCGCGCGCTGGCGGACGGCGACCTCTTCTAG
- a CDS encoding ArsR/SmtB family transcription factor codes for MRQLLWWLIGGSRGGKNRLRIVRALQRRPMNTNQLSNELELNYKTVQHHLEVLEENDVVTTRGDNYGKMYFLTDALTENLDILEEIAEQADIDIDDA; via the coding sequence ATGCGACAGCTGCTCTGGTGGCTCATCGGCGGGTCGCGTGGCGGGAAGAACCGCCTACGCATCGTCCGCGCCCTCCAGCGCCGACCGATGAACACGAACCAGCTGTCGAACGAACTCGAGTTGAACTACAAGACCGTCCAGCACCACCTCGAGGTGCTGGAGGAGAACGACGTCGTCACGACGCGCGGAGACAACTACGGCAAGATGTACTTCCTCACAGACGCACTGACCGAGAACCTCGACATCCTCGAGGAGATCGCCGAACAGGCCGACATCGACATCGATGACGCGTAA